In Bactrocera oleae isolate idBacOlea1 chromosome 3, idBacOlea1, whole genome shotgun sequence, a genomic segment contains:
- the LOC106625339 gene encoding uncharacterized protein, with amino-acid sequence MGEPSHRKLTKRAFKGVYNAECSTSDEKSDLKTLKNARNKAATAKMYPRHEIMFSKEPGLENYAFRKELTVTPSDYDYSLTSDSTDSLSHSYNRISTRLRGGVNNPAERRVTGIVTAPSECKSKALGLDHITPDTKVNVVEMKLNLSVEAENSPAQKYAYCKYFEEIKEKKVKTRGTQSLYRESSAQTLPYLPEIANTERDLEQIELFKLPTILPGDGPPGLYQVEVLERARKRWAFARALKENLRRQIEEVKEQARLSEDSVVLQAFEWEHWIEREEYIQECQMLRLEILIGMFNKREEKMHTTSKVRIERSYEEILARRDASLHKNQVEYERGIRQLEIKRRRVPKCWRKENIVSQLGSPSSEFYGPQLRYGVNPARRHFVGGRKEFEARMDDLEKRAVQFTKLICPFAKLKEWAKPKQRLLEIEQNFCSDENLQKMYETLTSLRKKAVKQKIMPKCLIQKTKPVVTSKVISRSDYNMETKVEENVEVYEIPEKKASEGELKRIEDRKFRQSIEDKKQRAQYLLQELYNEEVEGMVKEYEGTTIGWIMRFLSEEMGRLQEQRLLHYITMLAQKERWRREAAEAGLRQKENNMRKIYEEVYNETMDVCLIGRTYLNTILDKDIPNIAHHKAEDEVLDMARIIDIDIQRWLDSLYDIQNPLNYDSLRYNLKKIMFPDLNEILKQIEIKQMLHNIIEEVLFDKIFTALEAYDICTFLVKELVDRLIDLDLYYFTSEDTSNCSCLACECGENEREIRALLRKLIRRAVPGRRWKTPLERTVKELLVDLIKEVVEVTNARGSIFESDSWTRFCKLQLSPSHMDLRYPSTHALKSSSLSSESSTTSIDLIDNILTGVYAEHEPFWTQSELSSSAKKEEDISSVFQYMPEAFYYEPSETTDPESDTLPVKVLNEIYKELLHFIGPEDESDDIVQAEDRQSTSRSSQSRKSNDGGLRSIMEEVFRKISILENESEGIETIERSASSEVPIRAQIKTDEEEIAEIYQKSLPLELITDQSSERFSFQSSGESIEEPLTQALEFSTTTAVKVVKTPKTPSKEEIQELVGQPEEALKSEEEAHLEKHSWRGSDISKKSSLRSQRESAYITSRVRISEKSEIAEFKKSPSQISVEKPTGTRESAHVRISQEILQAEDKPEADE; translated from the exons ATGGGGGAACCCAGCCATCGCAAGCTTACGAAACGCGCATTTAAAGGCGTTTACAACGCGGAATGCTCGACATCTGATGAAAAAAGCGATCTCAAGACGCTTAAGAACGCGAGGAACAAAGCTGCAACCGCTAAGATGTATCCAAGGCACGAGATAATGTTCTCGAAGGAACCAGGTCTGGAGAATTACGCATTCCGCAAGGAGTTAACAGTTACACCGAGCGACTACGACTACTCACTAACATCTGACTCAACCGATTCATTAAGTCATTCCTACAATCGTATTTCAACGCGCCTGCGAGGAG GAGTCAACAACCCGGCCGAAAGGCGTGTCACGGGTATTGTTACTGCACCCAGCGAATGTAAATCCAAAGCACTGGGCCTAGATCACATTACACCAGACACGAAAGTAAATGTTGTCGAAATGAAATTGAATCTTTCTGTCGAAGCAGAGAATAGTCCTGCTCAAAAATATGCTtactgtaaatattttgaagagaTTAAGGAGAAAAAAGTCAAAACTAGAGGGACGCAGTCATTGTATCG TGAATCCTCTGCTCAAACTTTGCCTTATCTTCCTGAAATTGCAAATACCGAACGTGATTTAGAGCAAATAGAGCTTTTCAAATTACCCACCATTTTACCTGGCGATGGCCCTCCCGGTTTATATCAAGTTGAAGTACTTGAAAGAGCGCGTAAGCGTTGGGCTTTCGCTCGAGCACTAAAAGAGAATCTGAGACGTCAAATCGAGGAAGTGAAGGAACAAGCCAGGCTTTCGGAAGATAGTGTTGTACTACAAGCTTTCGAATGGGAACATTGGATAGAACGCGAAGAGTACATACAAGAATGCCAGATGTTACGACTAGAAATACTTATTGGCATGTTCAATAAGCGGGAAGAGAAAATGCATACCACCTCAAAGGTACGCATTGAGCGCAGCTATGAAGAAATACTTGCACGCCGTGATGCTTCCTTGCATAAGAATCAGGTGGAGTATGAAAGAGGGATTCGCCAACTGGAAATCAAACGGCGACGTGTGCCAAAGTGTTGGcgtaaagaaaatattgttagcCAGCTCGGTAGTCCGAGCTCGGAGTTTTATGGACCACAGTTACGTTACGGTGTCAATCCGGCACGCAGACACTTTGTTGGTGGTCGTAAGGAATTTGAAGCGCGTATGGATGATTTAGAAAAGCGAGCAGTTCAATTTACAAAGCTAATATGTCCGTTCGCAAAGCTTAAAGAATGGGCTAAACCCAAGCAACGCCTTTTGGAAATCGAACAGAATTTCTGCTCTGATGAGAACCTTCAGAAAATGTATGAAACCTTAACg AGTTTACGTAAAAAAGCTGTAAAGCAAAAGATCATGCCAAAATGTCTCATCCAGAAGACCAAGCCAGTTGTAACAAGTAAAGTTATATCCAGATCAGATTACAATATGGAAACCAAAGTTGAAGAAAACGTTGAAGTTTATGAGATTCCAGAAAAGAAAGCCAGCGAAGGTGAGCTTAAACGCATAGAAGACCGGAAATTCCGACAATCTATAGAAGATAAAAAGCAACGAGCACAATATCTTTTGCAGGAACTTTATAATGAGGAAGTCGAAGGCATGGTCAAAGAGTATGAAGGTACTACAATAGGGTGGATTATGCGTTTCTTATCAGAAGAAATGGGTCGCTTGCAAGAGCAACGTCTATTACATTATATCACAATGTTAGCACAAAAGGAGCGTTGGCGGCGTGAAGCGGCCGAAGCTGGGCTGCGAcagaaagaaaataatatgCGAAAAATATACGAAGAAGTATATAACGAAACGATGGATGTTTGCCTTATTGGCCGCACATATCTGAATACGATTTTAGATAAAGACATCCCGAATATTGCTCATCATAAGGCAGAAGATGAAGTCTTAGATATGGCACGAATCATCGACATAGACATACAACGCTGGTTGGATTCACTGTATGACATACAAAACCCACTAAATTATGATTCCCTTCGCTATAACCTCAAGAAGATAATGTTTCCTGAtctgaatgaaattttaaagcaaatagaGATTAAACAGATGttacataatattattgaaGAAGTGCTTTTCGATAAAATTTTTACAGCTTTGGAAGCTtacgatatatgtacattcctGGTGAAAGAACTGGTCGATCGTCTCATCGATCTCGATTTGTACTACTTTACTTCAGAAGACACTTCAAATTGTTCTTGTCTCGCTTGCGAATGTGGAGAGAATGAACGTGAAATAAGAGCTCTATTACGAAAATTAATACGACGTGCTGTGCCTGGTCGGCGATGGAAAACACCACTCGAGCGCACAGTCAAAGAATTGCTAGTTGATTTGATCAAAGAAGTGGTTGAAGTCACCAATGCCAGAGGATCAATATTCGAAAGTGATAGCTGGACTCGGTTTTGTAAATTACAGTTATCTCCTTCACATATGGATTTACGTTATCCCTCCACCCACGCCCTTAAATCCTCTTCCTTATCATCCGAGTCTTCGACAACTTCTATTGATTTAATTGATAACATTTTAACTGGTGTGTATGCAGAACACGAACCATTTTGGACGCAAAGTGAATTGTCATCTTCAGCTAAAAAAGAGGAGGATATATCATCTGTCTTTCAGTATATGCCGGAAGCC TTTTACTATGAACCGTCCGAGACCACCGACCCTGAATCAGACACATTGCCAGTAAAAGTCTTAAATGAAATCTACAAAGAACTTTTACATTTCATAGGACCTGAGGATGAAAGCGATGATATAGTACAAGCTGAAGATAGACAGAGTACCAGTAGAAGCAGCCAAAGTCGTAAAAGCAATGACGGTGGCTTACGAAGTATAATGGAAGAAGTGTTTAGAAAAATATCAATTCTTGAAAACGAAAGTGAAGGTATTGAAACTATAGAGCGTTCTGCATCTTCTGAAGTACCCATACGAGCACAAATTAAAACAGATGAGGAGGAAATCGCTGAAATCTATCAAAAATCATTACCCCTTGAACTAATCACTGACCAATCAAGCGAACGATTTTCCTTCCAATCATCTGGGGAGAGTATTGAAGAACCGTTAACACAAGCGCTCGAGTTTTCCACGACCACAGCCGTAAAAGTCGTGAAGACTCCTAAAACACCATCCAAAGAAGAGATACAAGAATTAGTAGGACAACCAGAGGAAGCATTGAAATCAGAAGAAGAGGCGCACTTAGAAAAGCATTCCTGGCGAGGCAGTGATATAAGCAAGAAGTCGTCTTTACGTAGTCAACGTGAAAGTGCTTATATCACGTCACGCGTACGGATCAGTGAGAAATCAGAGATAGCTGAGTTTAAAAAATCGCCCTCGCAGATAAGTGTTGAAAAACCGACAGGAACACGTGAGTCTGCTCATGTTCGTATCAGTCAGGAAATCTTGCAAGCGGAAGACAAGCCAGAGGCTGATGAATAA